Below is a genomic region from Puniceicoccaceae bacterium.
CACATTGTACACGTCACGGATTTTATGAAAGGTTTCCACAACGTCGGGGTGCACGATGCCAAATCCAAGACGAAGGCCCGCCAATCCAAAAGTCTTGGAAAAACTCTTCACCACAATCACATTGGGAAATTCCCGGATCAGCGGAATCGCCGACCAGGGTGCAAAGTCTCCGTAGGTTTCATCCAGCACCACGATGCATTCTTTCTCATGCAACAGTTTCAGCAATTCCTCCTGTTTAAAGGCAACCCCACTCGGCGCATTGGGCGAGGTGAGCAGAAGCATTTTCGCATCACACTGGATCAGCGACTGCAGTGGCAACGCGAACTCCGGACCATATTCCAGGGGAACCCCCATCACTGCCTGATTCGAAAGCAGCGTTGTGTAGAGCGAATAGCTCGGATTGAGAAAAGCTGCGCGTTCTCCTGGATCGAGCAGGCCGCGAATGCAGCAGTTCAGTGCGTCATCACATCCGTTAAAGAGTATCACCTGCCTCGGATCGACACCGTACTGCGAAGCGATTTGCTCCCGCAATTCGCTGCCAGTCGGATCGGGGTAATACCGCAGTTTACCGCAAGCCTTCTGGATCGCTTCCTTCACATCAGGACTCGGATCAAACGGAAACTCGTTGGTATTGATCTTGATCCAGTCGGAAGTATTGCGCTGCTCACCGGGCACATAGGCTTTGCCGGCCTGCATGCGCTGCGGTATGTAATCCTTCCATTGAAACGTTGCAGAGGTGCACACGGGTTCAGTTCCTTGAAAATGACAGGGTTTTGCCCTCAGGCTCAAATGGTTCGAGCAGGGCCTGCTTAAAATCAAATCCTTCAGCGAAGTCGGCGATGTCATCCCGGTCGTTTTTTCCCAGGACTCCCACCTCGATCAGGTTGAAAACGATGTTTCCAAAATCCCGGGACTCTCGAAGTCCCCAATACTGAAAAACAGTGTAGGCCAGGGGTCCAAACTGCTCCAGGGCAAACTCCCGGATGCCCTCGAGCAACTGCTGCCCGGAGACATGCTTTGAGTCGCCCGCCATCCCCTCTTTTTTCAAGGATTTCAGGGTGAAATCGAGCGCTCCCCGAACAAAATAATAGGCCCCTTTTTCATAGCGGCTATCGTGATCGAGGATCGCCTCAATGACTTCACTGTAGGTTCGTTGCGCCATGCTCGACAATCCAGGCTTCCCGCATGCCGTTGACGCATGTCATCGACGGCACGGGTGCCTTGGGATTAGTACTTGTAGTGCTCCTGTTTGTAGGGACCATCCACCTTGACGCCCAGGTAGTTCGCCTGGGCTTCTGTCAGCCTGGACAGGCGCGCGCCGATGCGCTGCAGGTGCAGGCGTGCAACCTCCTCGTCCACGTGCTTGGGCAGGATGTAAACACCCGGACGATATTTCTCCAGATTCGTCCAGAGTTCAACCTGGGCCAACACCTGATTCGCAAAGGAATTTGACATCACAAATGACGGGTGCCCCGTTGCGCAGCCGAGATTAACCAACCGACCTTCTGCGAGAATAAAAATCGATTTCCCGTCAGGAAAAAAGTACTGGTCTACCTGGGGTTTGACATTGAGTTTTTGAACTCCGGGAGCCTTGTTCAGGCGACTCATCTGGATCTCGTTGTCAAAGTGACCAATGTTGCAGACAATGGCCTGATCCTTCATTGCCTCCATGTGTTCGAAGGTGATCACATCGTAACAACCCGTCGTGGTCACATAGATGTCCCCTTCCGGCAACGCATCCTCGATGGTCATGACCCGGTAACCCTCCATCGCTGCCTGCAGGGCACAGATGGGATCGACCTCTGTCACAATCACAATGGCACCCATGCCTCGCAATGCCTGCGCACATCCCTTGCCGACGTCGCCGTAACCACAGACCACAGCCACCTTACCGGCAATCATGACATCCGTAGCGCGCTTGATTCCGTCGATCAAGGACTCGCGGCAGCCATAGAGGTTGTCAAACTTGGACTTGGTGACCGAATCATTCACATTGATCGCGGGCACAAGCAGTTTGCCATCCTCTTGCATCTTATAGAGGCGGTGTACTCCAGTCGTGGTTTCCTCGGAAACGCCCTTCCATTCCTTGACCACACCATTCCAGTGCAGGGGATTTTCCTCGTAGATTTCCTTGAGCTTGGCCTTGATAACCTCCTCCTCGTCGCTCGACGAGGGTTGATTGACCCAGTCATCACCATTCTCAAGTTCGTACCCCTTGTGGATAAAGAGTGTCGCATCTCCCCCGTCATCCACGATCAACTGGGGTCCCTTGCCGTCGGGCCAGGTCAATGCCTTGTAGGTGCACCACCAGTATTCCTCAAGCGTTTCTCCCTTCCACGCAAAAACGGGTACTCCCGCAACCGCAATCGCCGCAGCAGCATGATCCTGTGTCGAAAAAATATTGCAGCTGGCCCAGCGCACATCCGCACCAAGGTCAACAAGAGTTTCGATCAGCACCGCCGTCTGAATGGTCATGTGCAGTGAACCCATGATGCGAACCCCAGACAATGGCTTGGAGGCTTTGTGCTTCTCACGGATTGCCATCAAGCCAGGCATTTCCTTCTCGGCAATATTGATTTCACGGCGTCCAAAGTCCGCCAGGGAAAGGTCCGCAACTTTGTATTCCAGCGCGGTTTCAACCGTTGTTTCGGTAGTCATCGTGGTTTTCATAGAGATGGGCAATGCCAGTGTTCAGGATTGATGAGCAGTCACATAGTCCTTGAGGGACTGAGCCTTGTTGGTCTGCTCCCACGGAAGATCATCTTTTCCAAAGTGCCCGTAGTGTGTCGTCTTGCGGTAAATCGGGCGCAGCAAGTCGAGCTGGCGAACAATCTCTGCAGGCTTGAAGCTAAACGTGTTTCTCACCGCAGCAGCAATCAGTTCCTCCGAAACCGTTCCGGTGCCGAAGGTATCAATCGCAATGCTCAGCGGCTCGGGATAACCGATGGCGTAGGCAACCTGGATCTCCACAATCTCGGCCAGCCCCGCTGCGACAATGTTTTTGGCAACCCAGCGGCCCATGTAGGTTGCAGAGCGATCCACCTTGGAAGGGTCCTTGCCCGAAAACGCACCGCCACCATGGCGTCCCCAACCGCCATAGGTATCCACAATGATTTTGCGACCTGTCAGACCAGCATCGCCCTGTGGTCCTCCGACCACGAACTTGCCAGTCGGGTTGATGAAATATTCGGTTGAATCGGTGAGCAGCTCTGCCGGAATGATCTTGGAAATGACTTCCTCCTTGCAGAAGCGCACGATCTCCGCATGCGCTACATCTGCGGTGTGTTGTGTTGAAATCACCACATTTTCCACCGACACCATTCGCCCTTCATCATAGCGAACCGCAACCTGGGCCTTGCAGTCGGGACGCAGCCACGGAGCAAGTTTGCCTTCCTTGCGGATTTCAGCCAACCGGCGCAGGATGCGATGGGCAAACATCACGGGCGCAGGCATGAGCTCCGGGGTTTCCTTGCTCGCATATCCAAACATGATGCCCTGGTCTCCTGCACCTTGTTCTTCGGTTGCCTTGCCTTCAGCCGCCCTAGCATCCACGCCCTGCGCAATATCCGGAGATTGAGAGGTCAATGCATTGACCAGGAAAACCCGGTCCGCGTGAAACACGTCATCATCGTTAACGTAACCAATATCGCGAATCGCCGCTTTGACCACTTCTTCGTAATTGAACTTCGCGCGAGTCGTGATTTCACCTGCCAGAAAAACACAGTTGCTTTTCACCAGGGTTTCGCAGGCGACTCGACTGTGGGGGTCCTGCTCAAGGCAGGCGTCCAGCACACTGTCTGAAATATAGTCGGCGACTTTGTCAGGATGTCCTTCTCCGACAGATTCGGAGGAAAAGATGAATTTTTTTAACATGTTGAGTGAGCGGTTGAAACGCAAACAAGCACAAAAAGCCTTTTTGCGGTGAAAATCAACGCCTGATTCCCAAATGTGCCACCTACCATCAACGACAAGGATAGACATCCGGCTCAATAAGCAGAATCCGATGGAAAAAACAACTCCGCCAGAGTCTTGAACAGGATTTCCAGATCCATGCGAAGTGACCAGGAGTTGATGTAGGCGATGTCGAGTTTCACGCGCTCCTCAATCGAGGCCTTGTCCACAACTTCACCTCGAAACCCATGCACCTGTGCCAGTCCGGTCAGACCCGGCTTCACAAAATGACGGATGCGGTAGGTCCCTACAGTCTCCGCAAACAAATCGTCATGCTGCAATAAATGGGGTCGGGGGCCAACCACACTCATGTCTCCCTTGAGCACATTGATGAATTGGGGAAACTCATCAATACTGCGACGGCGCATCATCGCTCCGAAGGGGAAAATGCGCTCATCGCCCAATGTCGCCTGCTTCACCTCCTGCCGTCGCTCGCGGTCCACCTTCATCGAGCGAAACTTGAAGATCTTGAAGCGTTCCTTGCGCAGGCCACCACGGAATTGACGGAAAAAGAGAGGTCCGGGAGCCTGTTTCGATTGCATGATCATGACCCATATGCTGAGGAGCGGCAGCACCAAAAACACAACAGGAAGCGATATTGCAATATCCATCAATCGCTTGATCGCACGATTGATGGGGTTCTGAAGCGGCTCGTCCTGCAGGGTAAAAAAAGTGTGGGCACCGTGGCGTGTGAAATGTACTGGCTGATCGACATAATCATGCCAGAAGTTGTACACCATCACATGACAGCCAAAACTGTCGCAGACGGAAAACACCTGCCTGTACCACTCCCGATTCTGCTCGCTGTCGAGCACAATCACCTGATCCACGGCGTGATCGGTGATCACACGATTCAGATCTTCCACCGTGCCCAGAAGTGGGAGTTCCTCAAAATCCGGATCGGGGATGGGGCGATCCGTATTCACCACGCCTACAACCTCCAGTCCGGATCGCGGCAAATCCTGCACAAACCCTGAAAGTTGCTTCAGTTT
It encodes:
- the ahcY gene encoding adenosylhomocysteinase gives rise to the protein MKTTMTTETTVETALEYKVADLSLADFGRREINIAEKEMPGLMAIREKHKASKPLSGVRIMGSLHMTIQTAVLIETLVDLGADVRWASCNIFSTQDHAAAAIAVAGVPVFAWKGETLEEYWWCTYKALTWPDGKGPQLIVDDGGDATLFIHKGYELENGDDWVNQPSSSDEEEVIKAKLKEIYEENPLHWNGVVKEWKGVSEETTTGVHRLYKMQEDGKLLVPAINVNDSVTKSKFDNLYGCRESLIDGIKRATDVMIAGKVAVVCGYGDVGKGCAQALRGMGAIVIVTEVDPICALQAAMEGYRVMTIEDALPEGDIYVTTTGCYDVITFEHMEAMKDQAIVCNIGHFDNEIQMSRLNKAPGVQKLNVKPQVDQYFFPDGKSIFILAEGRLVNLGCATGHPSFVMSNSFANQVLAQVELWTNLEKYRPGVYILPKHVDEEVARLHLQRIGARLSRLTEAQANYLGVKVDGPYKQEHYKY
- the hisC gene encoding histidinol-phosphate transaminase, with amino-acid sequence MQAGKAYVPGEQRNTSDWIKINTNEFPFDPSPDVKEAIQKACGKLRYYPDPTGSELREQIASQYGVDPRQVILFNGCDDALNCCIRGLLDPGERAAFLNPSYSLYTTLLSNQAVMGVPLEYGPEFALPLQSLIQCDAKMLLLTSPNAPSGVAFKQEELLKLLHEKECIVVLDETYGDFAPWSAIPLIREFPNVIVVKSFSKTFGLAGLRLGFGIVHPDVVETFHKIRDVYNVDRLAQAAGVAALKDKDYYREKHAIIAETRRSFSDFLQGQLGWSVLPSATNFVFTIPVDPQQCSSPEIAQSLYAFLVENRILVRYFSNHPLIASGLRISIGTPEQMDRVQDQLQQWTKRA
- a CDS encoding Minf_1886 family protein; the encoded protein is MAQRTYSEVIEAILDHDSRYEKGAYYFVRGALDFTLKSLKKEGMAGDSKHVSGQQLLEGIREFALEQFGPLAYTVFQYWGLRESRDFGNIVFNLIEVGVLGKNDRDDIADFAEGFDFKQALLEPFEPEGKTLSFSRN
- the metK gene encoding methionine adenosyltransferase, producing MLKKFIFSSESVGEGHPDKVADYISDSVLDACLEQDPHSRVACETLVKSNCVFLAGEITTRAKFNYEEVVKAAIRDIGYVNDDDVFHADRVFLVNALTSQSPDIAQGVDARAAEGKATEEQGAGDQGIMFGYASKETPELMPAPVMFAHRILRRLAEIRKEGKLAPWLRPDCKAQVAVRYDEGRMVSVENVVISTQHTADVAHAEIVRFCKEEVISKIIPAELLTDSTEYFINPTGKFVVGGPQGDAGLTGRKIIVDTYGGWGRHGGGAFSGKDPSKVDRSATYMGRWVAKNIVAAGLAEIVEIQVAYAIGYPEPLSIAIDTFGTGTVSEELIAAAVRNTFSFKPAEIVRQLDLLRPIYRKTTHYGHFGKDDLPWEQTNKAQSLKDYVTAHQS
- a CDS encoding exopolysaccharide biosynthesis polyprenyl glycosylphosphotransferase, with protein sequence MIARRNSGVEMIKTWVIALWVILWFIFHMFMGVEVLDTMTYEQTDYAVYFLGIVLAQLIRLGFQVQEERSVLNAPSTRWLRALSSANKDTLITLTVLFAIVFATKDKGISRVFLSTYLVTLWPTLLVLHRYLPVLLTALFFGKTQRFTTILLAGPEKLKQLSGFVQDLPRSGLEVVGVVNTDRPIPDPDFEELPLLGTVEDLNRVITDHAVDQVIVLDSEQNREWYRQVFSVCDSFGCHVMVYNFWHDYVDQPVHFTRHGAHTFFTLQDEPLQNPINRAIKRLMDIAISLPVVFLVLPLLSIWVMIMQSKQAPGPLFFRQFRGGLRKERFKIFKFRSMKVDRERRQEVKQATLGDERIFPFGAMMRRRSIDEFPQFINVLKGDMSVVGPRPHLLQHDDLFAETVGTYRIRHFVKPGLTGLAQVHGFRGEVVDKASIEERVKLDIAYINSWSLRMDLEILFKTLAELFFPSDSAY